Below is a genomic region from Arcanobacterium haemolyticum DSM 20595.
AGCGCCGTGAGCGTGGCGAACGCCGCCCACGCCGCCGCACCCGCAAGGCTGAAGAAGCCACAGATTCTCCAGAATCAGCTGAATCTGCTGAATGATCGCTTTTTGATTGATCAAAACGATCACAAGAACGTGTGAGTAGCACATACTTGCATTAACAAGTGAATGATAGCCGGCAACGATCAGGTTGCCGGCTATCGTCAATTCCCACGGAAGGGGAATGATGGACGCACGTACGATGAACATGAAATATGTGATGTTCCAAGCCAGTTACTGGATGGTTTTTTGCGTTTGCGTTGGGTTCATTTCCTTCTATCTGCAGGCGATGGGATTGTTGGACGCGCAAATCGGGGTGGCTACCGCGATTTTTTGTGGTTTGACCTTCCTGATGCAGCCGGTGCTAGGAAATTTGAGTGACCATTATTCGGCCCTGACCTGGAAGCGCGTCACGTTCGGCCTAACCGCCGCATATTTCCTGGTGTGCCTGGTGATGATCGCGGTTCCGCACAAGCTGATCAACGTGTTTTTGCTTGGCACGCTGTATTTCTTAGGTAACCTGATCGCGCCGTTCATAAACAGTGCCCACTATCATTATTCGAGCCGCGGCTACTATATTAATTTTGGTATTGCGCGCGGGGCGGGTTCGGCAGCTTTCGCGATGCTTGCACTGATTATCGGTAGTGTGGCACAAGAATCGGGGCCGCGAGCAATCCCGGTGTTCGGTGCGGCCGTATCGATCATCCTCATGCTCGTAACCCTCTGGCTCCCTTACTTGGATTCGGCCCCACAGGGTACAGGCCATCATGTGCCTCATTCGCGCGTGAACGTGGTGAACTTTTTGCGTAAGTACCCAACATTTTCCATGATGCTACTGGCAGTGCTTCTCATGTATTTCTCCCATAATTTGTTGAGCATTTTTCTTCTCCAAGTGGTGCAATCGTTAGGTGGGGATAGTTCGCATTTGGGCACGGCGCTGGCGCTCCAGGCATCAGTAGAAATCCCGGTGTTATTTGGTTTTTCGTTGCTGATGCGCTATTTCGCGGTGAAGAAGTTGATGCTGTTTGCGGGCTTTGGTTATATCGTTCGTGCGCTCATGTATCTTGCTTCTGGCAGTATCCCGATGCTGTATGCCACGCAGTTCGCACAGATGTGTAGTTTTGCGATTCTTGCGGCTGCTTCTGTGTACTACACGGGGATTTACGTTGAGGAAGCAGATCAGACCACGGGCCAAGCGTTTATGACCAGCATGATGCCCGCATCTACCGTGTTAGCTTCCTTGACTGGCGGCTGGATTTTGCAGTACATAAGCATGAGTGCGATGTTGTATTTTAACCTCGCGGTGACGTTGTGCGCTGTGGTTATCGCATTTTTGTCAGTTCGGATGCCTGATAGAAGAGTCTTTCCAGGCTCTGGTGACGTAAGATAGAGCAGTGTTTGTGGTTTCGATAAGGGGGAATTGACGTGACCTTCACGATCCAGCATTTGCCGATGGATAGGCATGAGACGATAACGTTCGTTGAGGATGGGATTGTTGGCCAGCGTACGATTTTGCCTGGTGGCGTCCGTGTTTTGACGGAGAAGGTTCCCGGCCAGCGCTCGGTTTCTGCTGGTTTTTGGGTGAGTGCCGGTTCGCGTGATGAACAGGCGGGGCACGAAGGCTCTACCCATTTTTTGGAGCACATGCTGTTTAAGGGCACTGATACGCAGAGTGCTGCTGATATTTCTGCGTTGGGTGATTTTTTGGGGGTACGTTGAATGCTGCTACGGCGCGCCAGTACACTTCCTATTATGGGCGCGTTTTTGCGGCAGATTTGCCGCAGTTGATGGAGCTGCTTATCGATATGCTCACGCGTTCTACGTTGGATGCGGGGGAGATGGAGACTGAGCGTGGCGTGATTTTGGAGGAGTTGGCCGCGTCTGAAGATGACGTCACCGACGTTGCCGAGCACGCGTTGCTTCCGTTGGTGATGGGGGATCACCCGTTGGCACGCCCGGTTGGTGGTACGCCTAAGACGGTGAGTGGGTTGCGTCACGATCAGATGATCGATCACTACCGTATGAATTATCAGCCGCACGAGATCATTTTTACGGCAGTTGGCGATGTTGACCATCGTGATTTTTGCGAACTTGTTCAGGCTTTGTTGCTTGGTGGCGGTTGGGTTCTTAACGACGACCTTCTACCTGCGCCGCGCCGGCGTGTGGCAGATATTGTATATCCGGCTATTGGCGGCGAATTGCGCTTGGAGCGCCCGGGCCGGCAGACGGCCGTGGCGCTCGGGTGGCCGGGGCTGACGATTGACGATGATCGCGAACATGCGTCGATGGCGTTGGAGTTGATCTTGGGCGGCGGCCCGTCGTCGCGTCTCTTCCAGGAAGTCCGTGAGAAGCGTGGCTTGGCGTATTCTACGTATGCGTGGCAAATGAATTCTGCTGAAGGCGGGGCTTTTTTGTTGGAAGCGCAATGCCAGCCAGAAAACGCGGATGATGTTGCTGGAATCATGACACAGTGCTTGGATGATATCGCGCGCAGGGGCGTGACCCAGCAGGAGATGCTGACTGCGTTTAACCAGCGGCGTGCTCAACTCGTCTTTTCGTCGGAAGCAAATGGATTTAGGCGATCACGGCTGGGCCAATCAGAAATCTTCCGCGGCGATATCTGGTCCATTGAACATTCCTTGGAAGCATCGCGTAAGGTAACCGCTGACCAGGTACAGCAGCTTGCGCTAGAGATCATCGAACGCCCACGTTCACTCGTGATAGCTGGGCCGCAGGCCATGCGCTAAGCACTGAGGGGGATTTGAAACGTATTCTACATCCCCCTCGATTTATTCGATCAACTTTGAAGATCTCAAGATCCACTGCGTGATCCGCATGCCTTTCATGAACATGTTACGGCGAAAAGGAACCGTATAGGTAGAAGACTCCTATGGGCATTGGTCAAAGAACGGCGGCTAGAGTAAAGCCCACCACAAAAATTCGGCCACCTCGCCGCCATCAACCTGAGCCACTCGACGCAACGGACGCGCCCTAAAGCCACACTGAGACAGAAGATTAGTCATCTTATCGTGCCCAGCAATCACCCACATGTGAATCTCCGTAGCACCAGCATCCTTCGCAATATCAGTCACTGCCGCCAACATACGTGGCTCATGCTGCTGCGAAGCAAACCGAGACGGCACATCAAACGCCTGAATTTCGAACGCGATACGTGGCTGGCCAGACTCAGCATCAAGACCGGCAGGATCGTCGTCGTCCATAACAACCGGATCCGCAGGCGCAAGCACAACTAAACCCTCAACACGACCATCCGC
It encodes:
- a CDS encoding M16 family metallopeptidase, which codes for MNAATARQYTSYYGRVFAADLPQLMELLIDMLTRSTLDAGEMETERGVILEELAASEDDVTDVAEHALLPLVMGDHPLARPVGGTPKTVSGLRHDQMIDHYRMNYQPHEIIFTAVGDVDHRDFCELVQALLLGGGWVLNDDLLPAPRRRVADIVYPAIGGELRLERPGRQTAVALGWPGLTIDDDREHASMALELILGGGPSSRLFQEVREKRGLAYSTYAWQMNSAEGGAFLLEAQCQPENADDVAGIMTQCLDDIARRGVTQQEMLTAFNQRRAQLVFSSEANGFRRSRLGQSEIFRGDIWSIEHSLEASRKVTADQVQQLALEIIERPRSLVIAGPQAMR
- a CDS encoding insulinase family protein, whose amino-acid sequence is MTFTIQHLPMDRHETITFVEDGIVGQRTILPGGVRVLTEKVPGQRSVSAGFWVSAGSRDEQAGHEGSTHFLEHMLFKGTDTQSAADISALGDFLGVR
- a CDS encoding MFS transporter, yielding MMDARTMNMKYVMFQASYWMVFCVCVGFISFYLQAMGLLDAQIGVATAIFCGLTFLMQPVLGNLSDHYSALTWKRVTFGLTAAYFLVCLVMIAVPHKLINVFLLGTLYFLGNLIAPFINSAHYHYSSRGYYINFGIARGAGSAAFAMLALIIGSVAQESGPRAIPVFGAAVSIILMLVTLWLPYLDSAPQGTGHHVPHSRVNVVNFLRKYPTFSMMLLAVLLMYFSHNLLSIFLLQVVQSLGGDSSHLGTALALQASVEIPVLFGFSLLMRYFAVKKLMLFAGFGYIVRALMYLASGSIPMLYATQFAQMCSFAILAAASVYYTGIYVEEADQTTGQAFMTSMMPASTVLASLTGGWILQYISMSAMLYFNLAVTLCAVVIAFLSVRMPDRRVFPGSGDVR